The following proteins come from a genomic window of Natronosalvus vescus:
- a CDS encoding ABC transporter permease produces MSMTWYISRRVVWALIASFIIMSFTFGLLAASPNPTTSQVAFDAAQDGADPQEAVETYEATRGEDRPLFEQYTDFMVSMYTLDWGDSFIYQTDVLGVIADAWIYSAIIVIPSTILAVLIGFGVGLYSATNQYTKTDYAATFAAFFGISVPNFWLAIMLILIGGVMLGWFPTSYDTGVSWWSLEHLHQLILPLIVLTTAAVASEMRYARAETLEYVNAEWTKTARAKGVSEWKIMFRHIFRPATPVLITILVADFVGIIFATSYVIEVIFGIPGLGLVSYNAIINQDTPLVLATTLIPVIIAILGNLLQDILYTVLDPRISYEGRN; encoded by the coding sequence ATGAGCATGACCTGGTACATCAGCCGACGGGTCGTCTGGGCGCTCATTGCCTCGTTTATCATAATGAGCTTTACGTTCGGACTTCTGGCAGCGTCACCGAATCCAACGACCAGTCAGGTCGCGTTCGACGCTGCACAGGACGGAGCCGATCCACAGGAGGCCGTCGAAACGTACGAAGCCACACGTGGAGAGGATCGACCGCTCTTCGAACAGTACACTGATTTCATGGTCTCGATGTACACGTTAGACTGGGGTGATTCGTTCATCTATCAAACTGACGTGTTAGGGGTGATCGCCGACGCGTGGATCTACTCGGCGATCATCGTTATCCCATCGACCATCCTCGCCGTCCTCATCGGGTTCGGCGTCGGTCTGTACTCAGCGACGAATCAGTACACGAAGACGGACTACGCCGCGACGTTCGCTGCGTTCTTCGGGATCAGTGTCCCCAACTTCTGGTTGGCGATCATGTTGATTTTGATCGGTGGGGTTATGCTCGGCTGGTTCCCGACGAGTTACGACACGGGCGTGTCCTGGTGGTCGCTCGAACACCTCCACCAGCTGATCTTGCCGTTAATCGTTCTCACGACGGCCGCCGTTGCATCCGAGATGCGTTACGCACGCGCTGAAACGCTCGAATACGTCAACGCCGAGTGGACGAAAACCGCTCGAGCGAAGGGGGTCAGCGAGTGGAAAATTATGTTCAGACATATCTTCCGGCCAGCGACACCGGTGTTGATCACGATACTGGTTGCTGACTTCGTAGGGATTATCTTCGCGACCTCGTACGTCATCGAGGTGATTTTTGGCATTCCAGGACTCGGGTTGGTCAGCTACAATGCGATCATCAATCAGGATACGCCACTCGTCCTCGCAACGACGCTGATCCCGGTGATCATCGCGATCCTCGGGAACCTGCTCCAGGACATCCTGTACACCGTGCTCGATCCACGAATTAGCTACGAGGGGAGAAACTAA
- the hpt gene encoding hypoxanthine/guanine phosphoribosyltransferase has product MDQLKRSLLEAPIIEKEGYHYFVHPISDGVPKLEPSLLREIVIRITRKADLENVDRIVTPAAMGIHISTAVSLMTDIPLTVIRKRQYGLEGEVSIAQKTGYSENEMFINDVYAGERVLVLDDVLSTGGTLAAVLGALDDIGAEVVDTVAVIKKEGGENKVADAGYHVKTLINVDVVDGEVVIVDEDGDE; this is encoded by the coding sequence ATGGATCAGTTGAAACGGTCACTCCTCGAGGCCCCCATTATCGAAAAGGAGGGCTATCACTACTTCGTGCACCCGATCAGCGACGGCGTCCCCAAACTCGAGCCGTCACTGCTCCGGGAAATCGTGATTCGGATCACGCGAAAAGCTGACCTCGAGAACGTCGACCGCATCGTCACTCCCGCGGCAATGGGAATTCACATCTCGACGGCCGTCTCCCTGATGACGGACATTCCGCTTACCGTGATTCGAAAGCGCCAGTACGGCCTCGAGGGCGAGGTCTCCATCGCCCAGAAAACCGGCTACTCGGAAAACGAGATGTTCATCAACGACGTCTACGCAGGCGAGCGCGTACTGGTACTCGACGACGTGCTCTCGACCGGCGGCACCCTCGCCGCCGTTCTCGGCGCCCTCGACGACATCGGTGCTGAAGTCGTCGACACGGTCGCCGTCATCAAGAAAGAAGGCGGCGAGAACAAAGTTGCCGACGCTGGCTACCACGTTAAAACGCTGATCAACGTCGACGTCGTCGACGGCGAAGTCGTCATCGTCGACGAAGACGGCGACGAGTAA
- the coaBC gene encoding bifunctional phosphopantothenoylcysteine decarboxylase/phosphopantothenate--cysteine ligase CoaBC yields the protein MLEGVNVALGVSGSIAAVKAVELAHELRRQGASVRAVMSDSARGIIHPWALEFATENDVVTEITGGVEHVTLCGNDGWADVLLLAPATANTVGKIAGAIDDTPVTTCATTALGAGVPVVIAPAMHEPMYTHPGVLEAIDRVESWGVEFVDPRIEEGKAKIATEEAIVCGVARAVGERPLEGRHVVVTSGATAEPIDPVRVLTNRSSGKMGRAVARACYVHGADVTLVHDGADVAYADVTPVETAGEMLEATHEACAEADALVCAAAIGDYTLEPSEEKLRSGKELTLDLEPTPKLLDTVRDEQPDLPIVAFKAETSGDDEAMIDAAREVLERVDAAFVVANDASVMGANRTRALLVHADDVAQFSGSKEALATEIARSLAVVVDSG from the coding sequence ATGCTCGAGGGAGTCAACGTCGCACTCGGGGTGTCGGGTTCCATTGCGGCCGTCAAGGCGGTCGAACTTGCCCACGAGTTGCGACGCCAGGGGGCCAGCGTCCGGGCAGTGATGAGCGACAGTGCACGGGGAATCATTCACCCATGGGCGCTCGAGTTTGCGACCGAGAACGACGTCGTCACCGAAATTACTGGTGGCGTCGAACACGTCACCCTCTGTGGAAACGACGGGTGGGCCGATGTCCTCCTACTCGCGCCGGCGACGGCGAACACCGTCGGCAAGATCGCCGGCGCGATCGACGACACGCCTGTCACCACCTGCGCGACAACCGCACTCGGTGCCGGCGTTCCGGTGGTGATCGCCCCCGCCATGCACGAACCGATGTACACCCATCCGGGCGTGCTCGAGGCCATCGACCGCGTCGAATCCTGGGGCGTTGAATTCGTCGATCCCCGCATCGAGGAGGGAAAAGCCAAGATCGCGACTGAGGAGGCGATCGTCTGTGGGGTCGCCCGGGCCGTCGGCGAACGCCCGCTCGAGGGTCGCCACGTCGTAGTCACGAGCGGGGCGACCGCCGAACCGATCGACCCCGTGCGTGTGCTGACGAACCGATCCTCGGGGAAGATGGGACGAGCCGTCGCCCGTGCCTGTTACGTCCACGGCGCGGACGTCACGCTCGTCCACGACGGTGCCGATGTCGCCTACGCCGACGTCACCCCCGTCGAAACCGCCGGTGAGATGCTCGAAGCTACGCACGAGGCATGTGCAGAGGCGGACGCACTCGTCTGTGCGGCGGCCATCGGCGACTACACCCTCGAGCCCAGCGAAGAGAAACTGCGCTCCGGGAAGGAACTGACCCTCGACCTCGAACCGACGCCGAAGCTCCTCGATACGGTGCGCGACGAGCAGCCCGATCTCCCTATCGTCGCGTTCAAAGCCGAAACGAGCGGCGACGACGAGGCGATGATCGATGCCGCACGAGAGGTACTCGAGCGCGTCGACGCCGCGTTCGTCGTCGCCAACGACGCGAGCGTCATGGGTGCCAATCGAACGCGAGCGCTCCTCGTCCATGCGGACGACGTCGCGCAGTTTTCCGGGTCGAAGGAAGCGCTCGCGACAGAGATCGCTCGATCGCTCGCCGTTGTCGTTGATTCGGGATAG
- a CDS encoding ABC transporter ATP-binding protein, with amino-acid sequence MTDEPLLSVRDLQTVFHTDDGTVHAVDGVSFDVKRGETVCIVGESGSGKSVTTESITRIIQMPPGEIAGGEVLFDGMDITAMSEKEIRKIRGGRISHVFQNPQSALNPVYTIGAQIREAIQTHQDLSKEASRERAIELLDEVGIPEAASRVDDYPHEFSGGMKQRAIIAMALACEPDLLIADEPTTALDVTIESQILELLLDLQDEFDMSIIFVTHDLGVVAEIADRVIVMYAGKVMEQADVFDLYDSPAHPYTRALLNCLPGNTGTVEPIGGTLPSVTNPPDGCRFADRCEYAIDDCYVGEQPYLVPVTSSDHTVSCLHYHDGYDSSTVLEDNNRTGSTTNTQFVSESGGDR; translated from the coding sequence ATGACTGACGAACCACTACTCTCGGTACGGGACCTGCAAACGGTGTTTCACACCGACGATGGAACCGTCCACGCCGTTGACGGTGTGAGCTTCGACGTCAAACGCGGTGAGACGGTCTGTATTGTTGGCGAAAGTGGCAGTGGCAAATCCGTGACCACCGAATCGATCACGCGGATCATCCAGATGCCGCCAGGTGAGATTGCCGGCGGCGAGGTACTCTTCGACGGTATGGACATCACGGCGATGTCCGAGAAGGAGATACGCAAGATTCGCGGCGGCCGGATCAGCCACGTCTTCCAGAACCCACAGAGCGCACTGAACCCGGTGTACACCATCGGTGCGCAGATCCGTGAGGCGATTCAAACCCACCAGGATCTCTCCAAAGAAGCGAGTCGCGAACGTGCGATCGAACTCCTCGACGAGGTCGGCATTCCGGAAGCGGCCTCCCGAGTCGACGATTACCCCCACGAGTTCAGCGGCGGCATGAAACAGCGAGCGATCATCGCGATGGCACTCGCGTGTGAACCCGACCTGCTGATCGCCGACGAACCGACGACGGCACTCGACGTCACGATCGAGTCGCAGATCCTCGAACTCCTGCTGGATCTCCAGGACGAGTTCGATATGTCGATCATTTTCGTCACCCACGACCTCGGGGTAGTCGCGGAAATCGCCGACCGAGTGATCGTCATGTACGCGGGGAAGGTCATGGAGCAAGCCGACGTCTTCGACCTCTATGACTCGCCTGCACACCCATATACGCGGGCGCTTCTCAACTGTCTCCCCGGGAACACTGGCACGGTCGAACCGATCGGTGGGACGCTTCCGAGTGTCACCAACCCGCCGGATGGCTGTCGGTTTGCCGACCGGTGTGAGTACGCCATCGATGACTGTTATGTCGGTGAACAACCGTATCTCGTTCCGGTAACGTCGAGCGATCACACTGTCTCGTGTCTTCACTACCACGATGGGTACGATTCGTCGACCGTCCTCGAGGACAACAACCGAACCGGATCGACGACTAACACACAGTTCGTTTCGGAATCAGGAGGTGATCGGTGA
- a CDS encoding ABC transporter ATP-binding protein, with protein sequence MRSSNPLLEVKNLKKHYPITKGVLKREIGRVRAVDGISLSVDRGETVGLVGESGCGKSTAATTILQLEEATDGQVLFEGEDVTAFNKRELKRFRRRAQMIFQDPDSSFDPRMSIGESVAEPLLVNGMDDRQRRREIVEHLLVKVGLQASDADRYPHEFSGGQKQRIGLARALSVNPDLLVADEPVSALDVSIQAEILDIMEDLQEEFGLGILIISHNLGVIREICDRVGVMYLGEIVEEGPTEEIFDNPQHPYTRALISSIPVPDPHHSRTDVKLSGDVPSPSNPPTGCRFHTRCPEVIQPEAYDFDQETWRSVMDYKYRVHDRSLDTDSILEGVITKSETYEETDEVPFDQFDQRLRLEFEIPDSLPDERAEDALGRSIRHVYDDQFDEASSILGEEFETICRQERPEQVHVTGDHRASCHLVETEAETVVDSPAQPSDD encoded by the coding sequence ATGAGGAGTTCGAATCCGTTACTCGAGGTCAAGAATCTCAAAAAACATTATCCAATCACGAAAGGAGTACTCAAACGCGAGATCGGTCGTGTCCGAGCCGTCGATGGGATCAGTCTCTCCGTCGACCGCGGTGAGACCGTTGGACTCGTCGGTGAGTCCGGATGTGGAAAGTCGACAGCTGCGACGACGATTCTCCAACTCGAGGAGGCCACCGATGGACAGGTGTTGTTCGAGGGCGAGGACGTCACGGCCTTCAACAAGCGTGAACTCAAACGGTTCCGTCGTCGGGCACAGATGATCTTCCAGGATCCGGACTCGAGTTTCGATCCACGTATGTCGATCGGGGAGTCCGTCGCCGAGCCCCTGTTGGTTAACGGTATGGACGACCGTCAGCGTCGCCGCGAGATCGTCGAACACCTGCTCGTGAAAGTCGGGCTCCAGGCGTCCGACGCCGACCGGTATCCACACGAGTTCAGTGGCGGACAGAAACAGCGTATCGGATTAGCTCGTGCACTCTCGGTCAACCCAGACTTGCTCGTCGCGGACGAACCGGTGTCGGCGCTAGACGTGTCGATTCAGGCGGAAATCCTCGACATTATGGAGGATCTGCAGGAAGAATTCGGCCTGGGAATCCTGATCATCAGCCATAATCTGGGCGTCATTCGCGAAATCTGTGACCGAGTCGGCGTGATGTACCTCGGCGAAATCGTCGAGGAAGGGCCAACTGAGGAAATCTTCGACAATCCACAGCATCCGTATACGCGAGCGCTTATCTCGTCGATTCCAGTTCCAGATCCACACCACTCTCGAACGGACGTGAAACTATCGGGGGACGTGCCAAGTCCGTCGAACCCACCGACGGGGTGTCGCTTCCATACGCGCTGTCCCGAAGTCATCCAGCCCGAGGCGTACGACTTCGACCAGGAGACGTGGCGAAGCGTGATGGATTACAAATACCGCGTCCACGATCGGTCACTCGACACCGACTCCATTCTGGAGGGAGTCATCACGAAGAGTGAAACCTACGAAGAGACGGATGAAGTGCCGTTCGACCAGTTCGATCAACGCCTGCGTTTGGAATTCGAGATTCCGGACTCGCTCCCCGACGAGCGGGCCGAGGACGCCCTCGGACGGTCGATTCGCCACGTCTATGACGATCAGTTCGACGAAGCGAGTTCGATCCTCGGTGAGGAGTTCGAGACGATCTGCCGACAGGAACGGCCAGAACAGGTACACGTCACTGGCGATCATCGCGCGTCGTGCCACCTTGTAGAAACTGAAGCGGAAACAGTCGTCGATTCGCCAGCACAACCGAGCGACGACTGA
- a CDS encoding ABC transporter substrate-binding protein, with translation MGGSDDDGNGDDGNGVGSDIDDQDGDVSEREIQPDWITPSGSEAQDLNPLRINDTTSAARLTPLLDGPYGLDENDEFYGYWFEDYETDDNQTWTFYLRDNLEWGSDYGQMTADDWVFHVENIAQYEDNWAGHVNRSNWDSVTEVTAVDDTTLEVEIEAPDPLFVRQPTFWGTQILPQALVEPYFEDYLDGNEDAGNELNNADAVTQFEYTGNLGPYTFESRSIEDRFVAVRNDDYYLRGENDDWEDAPYFEQYTINILEEESTRLAEFETQGLSTIEIPADQVESFQGDDRFTLVSSETPYCSVQVYNQRANGWEELRKPEIRRALSMAINKETIADDIYRGFAEVAHTFQPEYSEFYDDSEVEPVGQGDSYDVAEARSLLEENLSDGYEYDGDTLLDPDGSPVVLTYVYSNASDLVEDTARYVSSELEQLGIEIDATGVPFNTMLEQYAMVAEDGEPLGIFNDPEAEDPQELTSAREWDLLSGIGFNTYPRSPASIAAFWTASSGTNFYGYVPEEDIGGMIEEGATAEDSDEQQAIFAEIFGILSRDLPVNFLYFQDDIFGYQEEVVFTEDPSPSWGYKSNSWWMTDDPHN, from the coding sequence ATGGGTGGCAGTGATGACGACGGAAACGGAGACGACGGCAATGGTGTTGGCTCCGATATCGACGATCAGGACGGTGACGTCAGCGAACGTGAGATCCAGCCAGACTGGATTACGCCATCCGGTTCCGAAGCCCAGGATCTGAACCCGCTTCGAATCAACGACACGACCTCCGCCGCACGGCTCACCCCGCTTCTCGACGGCCCATACGGTCTCGACGAGAACGACGAGTTCTACGGCTACTGGTTCGAAGATTACGAGACTGACGACAACCAGACCTGGACATTCTACCTCCGTGACAACCTCGAGTGGGGTAGTGACTACGGCCAGATGACCGCCGATGACTGGGTTTTCCACGTCGAAAACATCGCCCAATACGAGGATAACTGGGCGGGTCACGTGAACCGGTCGAACTGGGACTCCGTTACCGAGGTGACGGCGGTCGACGATACCACTCTCGAGGTGGAGATCGAGGCCCCCGACCCGCTGTTCGTCCGCCAGCCAACGTTCTGGGGAACGCAGATCCTCCCCCAAGCGCTCGTCGAGCCATACTTCGAGGATTACCTCGACGGCAACGAAGACGCCGGGAACGAACTCAACAACGCCGACGCCGTGACGCAGTTCGAATATACTGGCAACCTCGGCCCGTACACGTTCGAAAGCCGATCCATCGAAGACCGGTTCGTCGCCGTTCGTAACGACGATTATTACCTGCGCGGCGAAAACGACGACTGGGAGGACGCACCGTACTTCGAACAGTATACGATCAACATCCTCGAGGAGGAGAGTACCCGTCTGGCGGAGTTCGAGACCCAGGGACTCTCGACGATCGAAATCCCTGCAGACCAGGTCGAGAGTTTCCAGGGCGACGACCGGTTCACGCTCGTCTCCTCGGAAACGCCGTACTGCAGCGTGCAGGTCTACAACCAGCGAGCCAACGGTTGGGAGGAACTTCGCAAACCCGAGATTCGTCGCGCACTCTCGATGGCGATCAACAAAGAGACCATCGCCGACGACATCTACCGTGGCTTCGCGGAGGTCGCCCACACGTTCCAGCCGGAGTACTCCGAGTTCTACGACGACAGCGAAGTCGAACCGGTTGGACAGGGTGACTCCTACGACGTCGCGGAGGCTCGATCCCTGCTCGAGGAGAACCTCAGTGACGGCTACGAGTACGACGGTGATACGCTGCTCGACCCCGACGGGAGCCCGGTCGTCCTGACCTACGTTTACTCGAACGCTTCCGACCTCGTCGAGGACACGGCTCGCTACGTCTCCTCTGAACTCGAGCAACTCGGCATCGAGATCGACGCGACCGGTGTCCCGTTCAACACGATGCTCGAACAGTACGCGATGGTTGCAGAAGACGGCGAACCGCTGGGCATCTTCAACGACCCAGAAGCGGAGGATCCACAGGAACTCACCAGCGCCCGCGAGTGGGATCTGCTGTCCGGAATCGGGTTCAACACGTATCCACGGTCGCCGGCATCGATCGCCGCGTTCTGGACGGCAAGCTCTGGAACGAACTTTTACGGATACGTTCCGGAGGAAGATATCGGGGGCATGATCGAGGAAGGGGCAACCGCTGAGGACTCAGATGAACAGCAAGCGATATTCGCCGAAATCTTCGGCATCCTGAGTCGAGACCTGCCGGTGAACTTCCTGTACTTCCAGGACGACATCTTCGGCTATCAGGAGGAAGTCGTCTTCACCGAGGACCCATCCCCGTCGTGGGGCTACAAGTCCAACAGCTGGTGGATGACCGACGACCCACACAACTAG
- a CDS encoding cation:proton antiporter has translation MPTLLVTDAPLTPPFEDPILIFGLAMVLFLVAPLILKRYRLPGIVGIILVGAAIGPHGLGLLERDETIQLLGEVGLVYLMFVAALEINLNRFVERTDRSLVFGLLSFVIPQAVGTVVGIVVLELSLAAASLFAAIFSSHTLLAYPVINRLGVTENEAMTATVGGTILTDTLALLVLAVVVTSVGGALDAAFWIQLAVGLAAFFVGVWLLVPVIARWFFRIHNEESYFEFLFVMATLFSCAFLASLAGVEHIIGAFLAGLALNRLIPQTGTLMNRIEFVGNALFIPFFLLSVGMLVNVRVLADGIETLVIAGSLIVMVVVTKYVAAWVTGRAYGYTHEEIVGMAGLSMGQAAAALAIVQIGFTAGVPGFDQHMINGVVLMILVVSLVSPALVEWAGDGLVRARDHEAYDPTERSQRILVPVSVESEYRETLLNLALTLRDPRSQAAIHTVSVVRPGAETSARIAETEAFLEQLGAYAAGAEVNVDRHTRVNHNIASGIVRSMLENQITTLVMGWDGAPSRTQRTFGHIIDQVLNRTTQLALVGRVREPLNTTARIVLICPPSIEHNDGFSEALHTVKLLAERTGVSIQGLVVDGSTEQFDRASQLVEPDVPDRFDAVDDWDDLYETLERVVRTDDLVVCVSARRDDVGWHPVLMTLPKRISTVTAGNFVVVYPARSDVADDRQFLRLT, from the coding sequence ATGCCAACACTCCTGGTCACCGACGCTCCGTTGACACCACCCTTCGAGGATCCGATCCTGATCTTCGGCCTCGCCATGGTGCTCTTTCTCGTCGCTCCCCTGATACTCAAGCGCTACCGGTTGCCTGGAATCGTCGGCATTATTCTCGTCGGTGCGGCAATCGGGCCACATGGACTCGGTCTCCTGGAGCGGGACGAGACAATCCAGCTTCTGGGAGAGGTTGGCCTCGTGTACCTCATGTTCGTCGCCGCACTCGAGATCAATCTGAACCGGTTCGTCGAACGCACGGATCGGAGCCTCGTATTCGGACTCCTCTCGTTCGTTATTCCCCAGGCCGTGGGTACGGTCGTCGGGATCGTCGTCCTCGAACTCTCACTCGCCGCCGCCTCGCTGTTCGCAGCGATCTTTTCTTCACACACGCTGCTCGCGTATCCGGTCATCAATCGACTCGGCGTCACCGAGAACGAAGCCATGACGGCGACAGTTGGCGGGACGATCCTCACGGACACGCTGGCGTTGCTCGTTCTGGCCGTCGTCGTCACATCCGTGGGTGGGGCGCTCGATGCAGCCTTTTGGATTCAGCTCGCGGTCGGACTCGCCGCGTTTTTCGTCGGCGTCTGGCTCCTCGTCCCCGTGATCGCCAGGTGGTTCTTTCGTATCCACAACGAAGAGAGCTACTTCGAGTTCCTGTTCGTGATGGCGACGTTGTTTAGCTGTGCGTTTCTCGCCTCGCTCGCAGGCGTCGAGCACATTATCGGTGCGTTCCTGGCCGGCCTCGCGCTCAACCGGCTGATCCCGCAGACGGGAACGTTGATGAACCGCATCGAATTCGTCGGTAACGCCCTGTTCATCCCGTTTTTTCTCCTCTCGGTCGGAATGCTCGTCAACGTCCGCGTCCTCGCCGACGGCATCGAAACGCTCGTCATCGCCGGATCGCTGATCGTCATGGTCGTGGTGACGAAGTACGTCGCGGCCTGGGTAACTGGGCGGGCGTATGGGTACACCCACGAAGAAATCGTCGGGATGGCCGGCTTATCGATGGGACAGGCGGCGGCCGCGCTGGCGATCGTCCAGATCGGGTTCACTGCAGGCGTGCCCGGCTTCGACCAACACATGATCAATGGCGTCGTCCTGATGATCCTCGTCGTGAGTCTGGTGAGTCCGGCGCTCGTCGAGTGGGCTGGTGATGGGCTCGTCCGCGCTCGAGATCACGAGGCGTACGATCCAACTGAGCGATCACAACGAATCCTCGTGCCCGTCTCGGTGGAATCGGAGTACAGAGAGACTCTGCTCAACCTCGCGCTTACTCTTCGTGATCCCCGTTCACAAGCGGCGATTCACACCGTGTCGGTCGTCAGGCCAGGTGCCGAGACGTCCGCCAGGATCGCCGAAACAGAGGCGTTCCTCGAGCAACTTGGCGCGTACGCTGCTGGCGCGGAGGTTAACGTCGATCGCCACACGCGTGTAAATCACAATATTGCCTCCGGAATCGTCCGATCGATGCTCGAGAATCAAATTACGACGCTCGTGATGGGGTGGGATGGGGCACCGTCTCGAACCCAGCGGACGTTCGGTCACATCATCGATCAGGTGTTGAACCGAACCACACAGCTCGCCCTCGTCGGCAGAGTTCGAGAGCCGCTCAATACGACGGCACGAATCGTCCTCATCTGTCCGCCCTCGATCGAACACAACGACGGGTTTTCCGAAGCGCTTCACACCGTCAAACTGCTCGCTGAACGAACCGGCGTGTCGATCCAGGGGCTCGTCGTCGATGGATCCACCGAGCAGTTCGATCGCGCCTCTCAGCTCGTCGAGCCGGACGTTCCGGACAGGTTCGATGCCGTCGACGACTGGGACGATCTCTACGAGACACTCGAACGAGTCGTTCGGACGGATGACCTCGTCGTCTGTGTCAGTGCACGCCGGGACGATGTCGGGTGGCACCCGGTGCTGATGACGCTGCCAAAACGCATCTCGACGGTCACAGCGGGTAATTTCGTCGTGGTATACCCGGCGAGAAGCGACGTGGCCGACGATCGCCAGTTCCTCAGACTCACCTGA
- a CDS encoding ABC transporter permease has product MATDTPQSQSVDLDAIDWEQYERGRFYIAKQTIITYGSLLLLAVMWLYDHLYVEARHPFVEQDLVLFELSLNPDNVDWLFAMTLLALFWFVVVPLWKNKRMTMYYWSKFKQNTAAVWSMGFLAVLFVVGTVGPLIIGHPEPNWGNPNAPPVFFGGDWAHPFGTHRTGEDILEITIAGAQVSLQVGLIATLFSVVLAAVVGATAAFSGGWLDELLMRFVDLLMTFPTFFLIVLLVYIYGGSLFLLIVILAFTGWGGTARLIRSEALQRSEEAYISAAEAAGASKAYIIRRHILPNVSNTIITAATLLIPIMILTEAVIAFLGFGDMNVWSWGRIISDGRNHLRTAWWVATIPGIFLFFTVLAFNFLGDALRDALDPRHETE; this is encoded by the coding sequence ATGGCTACTGACACACCACAATCTCAGTCCGTCGACCTCGATGCGATCGACTGGGAACAGTATGAACGTGGTCGGTTCTACATCGCCAAACAGACGATCATCACGTACGGATCGTTGCTCCTGCTCGCCGTGATGTGGCTCTACGACCACCTCTACGTGGAGGCTCGACATCCGTTCGTCGAGCAGGATCTCGTGCTGTTCGAACTCTCGTTGAATCCGGACAACGTCGACTGGTTGTTCGCGATGACGCTGCTCGCGTTGTTCTGGTTCGTCGTCGTCCCGCTGTGGAAAAACAAGCGGATGACGATGTACTACTGGTCGAAGTTCAAACAAAACACGGCTGCCGTCTGGAGTATGGGCTTTCTCGCCGTGCTGTTCGTCGTGGGAACGGTCGGCCCGCTGATCATCGGCCACCCCGAGCCAAACTGGGGGAACCCGAACGCACCGCCGGTCTTCTTTGGCGGCGATTGGGCCCACCCGTTCGGAACGCACCGAACCGGGGAGGACATCCTCGAGATTACGATCGCTGGCGCGCAGGTGAGCCTGCAGGTCGGACTAATTGCGACGCTGTTCAGTGTCGTTCTCGCGGCGGTCGTCGGTGCAACGGCTGCGTTCTCCGGTGGCTGGCTGGACGAGCTCCTCATGCGCTTCGTCGACCTCCTCATGACGTTCCCGACGTTCTTCCTGATCGTGCTCCTCGTGTACATCTACGGTGGGAGCCTGTTCTTGCTAATCGTCATCCTGGCGTTCACGGGCTGGGGTGGGACGGCACGGTTGATCAGGAGTGAGGCCTTACAGCGCAGCGAAGAAGCGTACATCAGCGCCGCCGAGGCCGCAGGGGCGAGCAAGGCCTACATCATCAGACGCCACATCTTGCCGAACGTCTCAAACACGATCATCACGGCGGCAACGTTGCTGATTCCGATCATGATCCTGACGGAGGCAGTGATCGCGTTCCTCGGATTCGGCGACATGAACGTTTGGTCGTGGGGCCGGATCATCTCGGACGGGCGAAACCACCTGCGAACTGCCTGGTGGGTTGCAACGATTCCAGGAATCTTCCTGTTCTTCACCGTGTTAGCGTTCAACTTCCTCGGTGATGCACTACGAGACGCACTCGATCCACGACACGAAACAGAATAA
- a CDS encoding DUF7344 domain-containing protein, giving the protein MSQQSPQNPLSKGEVFEVLRNQRRRYVLQYLKQDSRPVELGDLAQQVAAWEYETVPEKVTPEQRKRVYTTLQQTHLPKMDAAGILQFDSDAGVIEPTDRTSDLNIYLEIVPGSEFAWRELYLSLGAIGCALVAALWLDIYPLTLLSELTWAGLISVTITGTAIAHIYYERNMRLGHGEQPPELRYGRSD; this is encoded by the coding sequence ATGTCACAACAATCCCCCCAGAACCCGCTCTCGAAAGGAGAGGTCTTCGAAGTCCTCCGCAATCAGCGACGCCGATACGTCCTCCAGTATTTGAAACAGGACAGTCGTCCCGTCGAACTCGGTGATCTCGCCCAGCAGGTCGCCGCCTGGGAGTACGAGACGGTTCCCGAGAAGGTTACCCCGGAACAACGAAAGCGGGTGTACACGACCCTCCAGCAAACGCACCTCCCCAAGATGGACGCCGCGGGTATACTCCAATTCGACTCAGACGCCGGCGTGATCGAACCGACCGATCGAACGAGTGACCTCAACATCTACCTCGAGATCGTGCCCGGCAGCGAGTTCGCCTGGCGTGAACTGTACCTGTCACTGGGGGCGATCGGCTGTGCGCTCGTTGCCGCCCTCTGGCTCGACATCTATCCGTTGACGCTCCTCTCGGAGCTTACCTGGGCAGGGTTAATCTCGGTGACGATCACCGGGACGGCCATCGCCCACATCTACTACGAGCGAAACATGCGTCTCGGCCACGGCGAACAGCCGCCGGAGCTACGGTACGGACGGAGCGACTGA